One Silene latifolia isolate original U9 population chromosome 4, ASM4854445v1, whole genome shotgun sequence DNA segment encodes these proteins:
- the LOC141651227 gene encoding uncharacterized protein LOC141651227, whose protein sequence is MSVMLYATEFMELSRFAPHMVATEELRMNRFERGLGWNLRDRLSTHTCSAYQDMYDKATNAERIINEKDVEQVGNKRKFENDRVNGRNFYKPPNFGKIPYNQFQDRNPVPNCARCGGTNHPSSQCRLLNLRCYECGSPNHVRNNCPRRRTMVSGNNPTSTPSTSIRKPQGRQAQKPGPTRGRMYVMNSQEVESYDDVITGNLFLNSTPVNVLFDTGASYSFISELLSKKSKLTPLYQGLRLSIGLPTGEIVKCSTLYKDCVLTIGKRYFLTDLVKFNLQDFDIVLGMDWLAKNHVILNCHEKSLTIMRPDGEKMFFRNDKAYKEVRIISFLKALKLIRQGCNGYLGDISKPSKLEPDITNIPVVKEFSDVFPEEISGIPPYREVEFTIELVPGSTPISKAPCRMAPAELKELKKQLDELL, encoded by the coding sequence ATGTCAGTCATGTTATATGCCACCGAGTTCATGGAGTTGTCCCGATTTGCCCCACATATGGTTGCAACAGAAGAATTAAGAATGAATCGCTTTGAAAGAGGACTTGGTTGGAATCTTCGCGACAGGTTATCTACGCATACTTGTTCAGCCTATCAGGACATGTATGATAAGGCTACAAATGCAGAAAGGATAATAAATGAAAAAGATGTTGAACAAGTGGGGAATAAAAGAAAGTTTGAAAACGATCGAGTTAACGGGAGAAATTTTTACAAACCACCAAACTTTGGGAAGATTCCGTATAACCAATTCCAAGATAGAAACCCGGTACCCAATTGTGCCAGATGCGGTGGCACAAATCACCCTTCCAGTCAGTGTAGACTTTTAAACCTGCGATGTTATGAATGTGGAAGCCCAAATCACGTAAGGAATAATTGTCCAAGACGGAGGACAATGGTGTCGGGAAATAATCCTACATCTACACCTTCTACATCTATTCGAAAACCACAGGGACGCCAAGCTCAAAAACCAGGCCCAACTCGAGGAAGGATGTATGTAATGAATTCCCAGGAGGTGGAATCTTATGACGACGTGATTACGGGTAACCTTTTTCTAAACTCTACTCCTGTTAATGTCTTATTTGATACTGGAGCATCATACTCCTTTATATCTGAATTGTTAAGTAAAAAGTCAAAGTTAACACCTCTCTATCAAGGTTTAAGACTTTCAATTGGATTACCAACGGGAGAGATAGTTAAGTGTTCTACCTTGTATAAAGATTGTGTTTTAACAATAGGGAAACGATACTTCCTCACAGATCTTGTTAAATTTAACCTACAAGATTTTGATATTGTATTAGGAATGGATTGGCTTGCAAAGAATCACGTGATATTAAATTGTCACGAAAAGTCATTAACAATTATGAGGCCAGATGGAGAGAAAATGTTTTTCCGAAATGACAAAGCTTATAAAGAAGTTAGAATAATATCCTTCCTAAAGGCACTAAAATTAATACGACAAGGTTGCAACGGTTACCTAGGTGACATTTCTAAACCTTCAAAACTTGAGCCAGATATAACCAACATACCAGTGGTTAAAGAATTCTCAGATGTATTTCCTGAAGAAATTTCGGGAATACCCCCATACCGAGAAGTGGAGTTCACTATTGAATTAGTGCCTGGAAGTACACCGATTTCAAAAGCCCCTTGTAGGATGGCTCCCGCAGAACTGAAAGAATTAAAGAAACAACTAGATGAGTTGTTATAA